A genomic segment from Dermacentor silvarum isolate Dsil-2018 chromosome 11, BIME_Dsil_1.4, whole genome shotgun sequence encodes:
- the LOC125941584 gene encoding uncharacterized protein LOC125941584: protein MMAVPTRPMRGRRRLASPPPHGPAGSPRFGRQVAELDVVGAENERHEIDMFLSCTHLSSKGDADLSCVITRSTMGRSLVAYYTSQASKPGVSMTLFLSTCC from the exons ATGATGGCCGTGCCTACGCGTCCCATGAGAGGACGTCGACGGCTTGCCTCGCCACCGCCTCACGGGCCtgctgggtcacccaggtttggtcgtcaAGTCGCTGAACTTGATGTAG TCGGTGCTGAGAACGAACGGCACGAGATCGACATGTTCCTATCATGCACGCATCTGTCGAGCAAAGGCGATGCTGACCTTTCGTGCGTCATCACCAGGTCTACCATGGGACGCAGTCTGGTGGCCTACTATACGAGCCAGGCCAGCAAG CCTGGTGTCTCGATGACCCTCTTCCTCAGTACGTGCTGCTGA